One region of Mesoplasma sp. JKS002658 genomic DNA includes:
- the pgsA gene encoding CDP-diacylglycerol--glycerol-3-phosphate 3-phosphatidyltransferase: protein MNWPNRLTLLRLILVPVVIALVLVSYYAEINQLASPTWKWAINNGDFHLPVMMLTGGLVFIVASFTDFLDGYIARKYNQVTTFGKFFDPIADKLLVNSVLILFAVTKMLPVWITVILILRDIFVDFIRMNLASKGVTLGAGIYGKLKTVFQMVGLALLFFINYLYFHNGSSANQVLGDEYSYLNQLVLIPIYLATIFSLYSGGLYFKNGYKDLFKHEGK, encoded by the coding sequence ATGAATTGACCTAATCGCTTAACTTTGTTACGTCTGATTTTAGTTCCAGTAGTCATTGCTTTAGTTTTAGTTTCTTATTATGCAGAAATTAATCAGTTAGCTTCGCCAACTTGAAAATGAGCAATTAACAATGGTGATTTTCACTTACCTGTAATGATGCTAACTGGTGGTTTGGTATTTATTGTAGCTTCTTTTACTGACTTTTTGGATGGTTATATTGCAAGGAAATACAATCAAGTGACAACTTTTGGGAAGTTCTTCGATCCGATTGCTGATAAATTACTAGTTAACTCTGTGCTTATCTTGTTTGCAGTTACTAAAATGTTACCAGTGTGAATTACAGTGATTCTAATTTTACGAGATATCTTTGTAGACTTTATTCGGATGAATTTAGCAAGTAAGGGAGTCACTCTGGGGGCAGGAATTTATGGCAAGCTAAAAACAGTCTTTCAAATGGTTGGGTTAGCTTTATTGTTCTTTATTAATTACTTGTATTTCCATAACGGTTCATCAGCTAATCAAGTTTTAGGTGATGAATATAGTTATTTAAATCAACTTGTATTAATCCCGATTTATTTGGCCACTATCTTTAGTTTGTATAGTGGTGGATTGTACTTTAAAAACGGATATAAGGATTTATTCAAACATGAAGGCAAGTAA
- the rsmG gene encoding 16S rRNA (guanine(527)-N(7))-methyltransferase RsmG, with translation MKASNFDQWNLFDQCINVNLTPLVKEQLNNYYQLLVQENEKYNLTRIINETDFYYKHIFDCLLFTNQFNLDQQKVADIGSGAGFPGIVLKIFFPQLTMVLIEASQKKVNFLKLVINTLDLQGIEVVSDRAEQYSVLHQEEFEIIVSRAVAYLDIILELGVQMLKVEGTYILLKGPRAEEEITRSGNLAEKLNLKLVNKQVLVDKYLGVRVNLFYQKLGKTPRDYPRSYRVIKKSSGGFES, from the coding sequence ATGAAGGCAAGTAACTTTGACCAGTGAAACCTTTTTGATCAATGTATTAATGTTAATTTAACCCCTTTGGTGAAAGAACAATTAAATAACTATTACCAGTTATTAGTTCAAGAAAATGAAAAGTATAATTTAACCCGGATTATTAATGAAACTGATTTTTATTATAAGCATATTTTTGATTGCTTATTGTTCACCAACCAATTTAATTTAGACCAACAAAAAGTTGCTGATATTGGTAGTGGAGCAGGATTTCCTGGGATTGTTTTAAAGATTTTCTTTCCGCAATTAACAATGGTATTGATTGAAGCCAGCCAAAAGAAAGTTAATTTTTTGAAGTTAGTGATTAATACTTTAGACTTACAGGGTATTGAAGTAGTTAGTGATCGTGCTGAACAATATAGCGTCTTACACCAAGAAGAGTTTGAAATAATCGTTTCTCGAGCAGTTGCTTATTTGGATATTATTCTTGAATTAGGAGTACAAATGCTCAAAGTTGAAGGAACTTATATTTTATTAAAAGGACCGCGCGCTGAAGAAGAAATTACTAGAAGTGGTAATTTAGCAGAGAAATTAAATTTAAAGTTGGTGAATAAGCAAGTTCTGGTTGATAAGTATTTAGGTGTTAGAGTTAATTTGTTTTATCAAAAGTTAGGTAAAACACCAAGAGATTATCCTCGAAGTTATCGGGTGATTAAAAAATCAAGTGGTGGGTTCGAATCATAA
- the ychF gene encoding redox-regulated ATPase YchF, protein MSLKVGIVGLPNVGKSTLFNAITNSQVEAANYPFATIEPNVGVVEVPDVRVDFLSEKNQSKKVVRTTIEFVDIAGLIKGASKGEGLGNAFLANIRETDAICEVVRCFDDKEIMHVEGAVDPIRDIEIINLELGYADEASIEKRLAKLAPKLKTNHDSDLKAEYDLLIKCQTTLKNNQLLSELILNEKETQLLKTFQLLTAKPFIYVVNVDDTTLSEDNHYVQQVKAFATAHHAGVVKICAKIEAELSEVSLAEKQEFLADLGAVQTGLDELIQVSYTTLGLRTFFTTGVQETHAWQIKTGYTAPQAAGVIHTDFEKGFIKADVYSFDDFVKYGSEKGVKDAGKMRLEGKNYQVQDGDICFFKFNK, encoded by the coding sequence ATGAGTTTAAAGGTCGGTATTGTTGGTTTGCCAAATGTTGGTAAGTCAACCCTATTTAATGCGATTACTAATTCACAAGTAGAGGCTGCAAACTACCCGTTTGCTACAATTGAACCAAATGTTGGTGTGGTTGAAGTTCCAGATGTGCGCGTAGATTTTTTAAGTGAGAAGAACCAATCAAAAAAAGTGGTTCGCACAACGATTGAGTTTGTTGATATTGCTGGTTTGATTAAAGGCGCCTCAAAAGGTGAAGGTTTAGGAAATGCTTTTTTAGCTAACATTCGTGAAACTGATGCGATTTGTGAAGTGGTACGATGCTTTGATGATAAGGAAATTATGCATGTAGAAGGGGCTGTAGATCCGATTCGTGATATTGAAATCATTAATTTAGAATTGGGTTATGCTGATGAGGCATCAATTGAAAAACGTCTTGCTAAATTGGCTCCCAAACTAAAGACTAATCATGATAGCGATTTAAAAGCAGAATACGACTTGTTAATTAAGTGCCAAACTACTTTGAAAAATAACCAGTTATTAAGTGAATTGATTTTAAATGAAAAAGAAACTCAGCTTTTAAAAACCTTCCAACTTTTAACTGCTAAACCCTTTATTTATGTAGTAAACGTTGATGACACGACTTTAAGCGAAGATAATCATTATGTGCAACAAGTTAAAGCCTTTGCTACTGCTCATCACGCTGGGGTAGTAAAAATTTGTGCCAAGATTGAAGCTGAACTCTCTGAAGTCAGTTTGGCAGAAAAACAAGAATTTCTTGCCGATTTAGGTGCTGTGCAAACTGGATTGGATGAATTAATTCAAGTCTCATACACCACTTTAGGATTGCGAACTTTTTTCACTACAGGAGTCCAAGAAACTCATGCTTGACAAATAAAGACTGGTTATACTGCTCCTCAGGCCGCAGGGGTAATTCATACCGATTTTGAAAAGGGATTCATTAAAGCTGACGTTTACTCTTTTGATGATTTTGTCAAGTATGGATCAGAAAAGGGAGTAAAAGATGCAGGAAAGATGCGTTTGGAAGGAAAAAACTATCAAGTTCAGGACGGAGACATTTGCTTCTTTAAGTTTAATAAGTAG
- a CDS encoding rod shape-determining protein, whose amino-acid sequence MKNVNMVSIDLGTKNLIVKVNDQIVYDQPSIIVFDNESGQVFIGEEALIMRDKSPTNKLVREPLANGVISDVNALVALLTEIFVNIVQVNNKKIWKWGSFWKNSVVLVAVPSKIYRLDEDVLRQALHGNQPARITNFSEKFRRYEYFSKVMNAEKIVIMPAVKLATIGAGISIWDSQGAFLLDIGAGTSDCSIVATGDIIVQDSVNVAGNTIDAAIQKYLEDKHYISVIREQAESIKIEVGINVQGHDDLKDIDKEIAIYGKSLKTGKPTKIILQKEEIQGIILEAIEPIVNLCKSIILRSAASFAKVIQENGLILTGGGSLLRNIDLYLSQRLDLEKVIIAPEPRHCVIKGTEIYEMYKNDLYDKEFIRPSR is encoded by the coding sequence ATGAAAAATGTCAATATGGTTTCTATTGATTTAGGAACAAAAAATTTGATTGTTAAAGTTAATGATCAAATTGTCTACGACCAACCTTCGATTATTGTTTTTGATAATGAAAGTGGTCAAGTGTTTATCGGTGAAGAAGCGTTAATTATGCGTGATAAATCACCAACCAATAAACTTGTGCGTGAGCCTTTAGCTAACGGAGTAATTTCTGATGTTAATGCTTTAGTGGCGTTATTAACAGAAATTTTTGTAAATATCGTGCAAGTTAATAATAAAAAAATTTGAAAATGAGGATCTTTTTGGAAGAACTCGGTGGTGTTGGTGGCTGTACCTTCAAAGATTTATCGTTTGGATGAAGATGTCTTAAGACAAGCTTTACACGGTAACCAACCAGCAAGAATTACTAACTTCAGTGAAAAGTTTAGAAGATATGAATACTTTAGCAAGGTAATGAACGCAGAAAAAATTGTGATCATGCCTGCGGTTAAATTAGCAACAATTGGTGCTGGAATTTCAATTTGAGATTCACAAGGAGCATTTCTTCTTGATATTGGTGCTGGAACTTCTGATTGTTCGATTGTAGCTACTGGAGATATTATTGTTCAAGATTCAGTTAATGTTGCTGGTAATACTATCGATGCTGCGATTCAAAAGTATTTAGAAGATAAGCATTATATTTCAGTTATCAGAGAACAAGCAGAAAGCATTAAAATTGAAGTTGGAATCAATGTTCAAGGTCATGATGACTTAAAAGATATTGATAAAGAAATTGCGATTTATGGAAAAAGCTTGAAAACTGGAAAACCAACCAAAATCATTTTACAAAAAGAAGAAATTCAAGGAATTATTCTTGAAGCAATTGAACCAATTGTGAACCTTTGCAAATCAATAATTCTGCGTTCTGCAGCAAGTTTTGCAAAAGTAATCCAAGAAAACGGTTTAATTTTAACTGGAGGAGGATCTTTATTGAGAAATATTGATCTTTATCTATCTCAAAGATTAGACTTAGAAAAAGTAATTATTGCTCCCGAACCACGTCATTGTGTAATTAAGGGAACTGAAATTTATGAAATGTATAAAAACGACTTGTATGATAAAGAATTTATCAGACCAAGTAGATAG
- a CDS encoding rod shape-determining protein, translating into MTHFKKWQFKKSATFNDSIAGYEWLCMDVGTENMKARYVNTGLRFDEPSYIAEDYEKNRVYYGEAAKSLVDKVNEHITIKRPVRDGNIADPQALERILIRIFDHFKISKATKKKLVVIMATPSDINPVQRQALESIVTKLGASRGFVQEEVKMAALGSGQDIFGTSIMSVDIGGGSTDIAVIAKDSILHSASSYCAGDYLTEKIREHILSTKSVHIGLKETEDLKKAIASLVPGPNERPYRVSGLLIPKDSAKSGEVLSISKTIYVTPEEIREVMIHEFREHVIPAIRKVLRLSTEKALGSVADLKKLGKGITISGGGAYIKGIDKFIQAELAKEYHLEDFDQKGNLISSEVYEGDEFEVRCSAEPLYDVINGCVKYRDEIYREILEEKKFNSFRKTKSDIYSLSR; encoded by the coding sequence ATGACACATTTTAAAAAATGACAATTTAAAAAGAGTGCTACTTTTAATGACTCGATTGCGGGTTATGAGTGGTTATGTATGGATGTAGGAACAGAAAACATGAAAGCTCGTTATGTTAACACTGGTCTACGTTTTGATGAACCTTCTTATATTGCTGAAGATTATGAAAAGAACCGGGTTTATTATGGTGAAGCTGCCAAATCTTTGGTTGATAAAGTTAATGAACATATTACTATTAAACGTCCTGTACGTGATGGAAATATTGCTGATCCTCAAGCATTAGAAAGAATCTTGATTAGAATTTTTGACCACTTCAAAATTTCTAAAGCAACCAAAAAAAAGTTAGTGGTAATTATGGCCACTCCTAGTGATATTAATCCAGTGCAACGCCAAGCATTAGAAAGTATTGTAACTAAACTTGGTGCTAGTCGGGGATTTGTTCAAGAAGAAGTAAAGATGGCCGCTTTGGGTTCTGGACAAGATATCTTCGGAACTTCAATTATGTCAGTTGATATCGGTGGTGGATCAACTGATATTGCCGTAATTGCTAAGGATTCAATCTTGCATTCAGCTTCAAGCTACTGTGCTGGAGATTATTTAACTGAAAAGATTCGTGAACATATTTTAAGTACTAAGAGTGTACATATTGGGTTAAAAGAAACTGAAGATTTAAAAAAAGCGATTGCTTCTTTAGTGCCCGGACCAAACGAACGCCCTTACCGTGTAAGCGGGTTATTAATTCCTAAAGATAGTGCTAAATCTGGAGAAGTACTTTCAATTTCAAAAACAATTTATGTTACTCCTGAAGAAATCAGAGAAGTAATGATTCACGAGTTCCGTGAACACGTTATTCCTGCAATTAGAAAGGTGTTAAGACTTTCAACTGAGAAAGCTTTAGGATCAGTTGCTGACTTAAAGAAACTTGGTAAAGGAATCACCATTTCTGGTGGTGGAGCTTACATTAAGGGAATTGATAAGTTTATTCAAGCAGAATTAGCCAAAGAATACCATTTAGAAGATTTTGATCAAAAAGGGAACTTAATTTCTAGTGAGGTTTATGAAGGGGACGAATTTGAAGTTCGTTGTTCTGCTGAGCCTTTATATGATGTAATCAATGGTTGTGTAAAGTATCGCGATGAAATTTATCGTGAAATTCTTGAAGAAAAGAAATTCAACTCTTTTAGAAAAACAAAAAGTGATATCTATAGTTTAAGTAGATAG
- a CDS encoding type IA DNA topoisomerase, whose protein sequence is MGKQKNILVLVESPTKINKIKNFLETGHPEVKFEVLASGGHITKIPNRGKDNLGIDVQTMTPEFVNDRSKTKNITAIKKAGKKADLIVLASDPDREGEAIAWHLKSLFTDENKVVKRMTFDEITPEAVLAAFDQLRDVDQDLVNAQISRQMLDKIIGFLISGVLQKATGLLSAGRVQTPALNILVTRDKEIKAFKEIAYQKIKVIDEQKNIHLDLNKDQQGVLINKPETYYLIKPLDEKIINELTTEYKCVDYKGAEFETRSFKPYSTAGLLQDGFSKLRLSSAQITMTAQKLYEEGWVTYIRTDAQRYSESFIQEAHDYIDKNYDTNLFAQPLKPKGKQGNVQDAHESIRPTHLSDTPWKIADQFDNDLQKRLYNLIWWNTLKSLMHGPSGINHRWTFDNNGYEFKQSWQEVKNLGYQILDLDQTDENIELDDNDQLVSKNHETAPALEKNNDFILNLGKDHIVNENAKTAPPNMYNQASLVRELKRLGLGRPSTYNPILTKLQDRSYVKYHKGKPIVVEDKGYIANNYLYAEFPDTFDVGYTAGMEENLDKISEGELDFHPWLKNIYDELSTKVEAEKLKVKAESDIICPRCGQGHLVFIRSYFNRGRGCSNFPITGCSYREYEQADGTWKEYVAPEKIDGEKKTTKKKTSKRSTTRKTSTKK, encoded by the coding sequence ATGGGAAAGCAAAAAAATATTTTAGTACTGGTTGAATCTCCAACCAAAATCAATAAAATTAAAAACTTTTTAGAAACAGGTCATCCTGAAGTTAAATTTGAAGTATTAGCAAGTGGAGGACATATTACCAAAATTCCTAATCGAGGCAAGGATAATTTGGGTATTGATGTTCAAACAATGACACCAGAATTTGTCAACGATCGTAGTAAAACCAAAAACATTACTGCCATTAAAAAGGCTGGAAAGAAAGCAGATTTGATTGTTTTAGCATCAGATCCTGACCGCGAAGGAGAAGCGATTGCTTGACATTTAAAATCCTTGTTTACCGATGAAAATAAAGTAGTAAAGCGCATGACTTTTGATGAAATTACTCCAGAAGCAGTTCTGGCTGCGTTTGACCAATTGCGAGATGTTGATCAAGATTTAGTTAACGCTCAAATTTCTCGACAAATGTTAGACAAAATTATTGGATTTTTAATTTCAGGAGTTTTACAAAAAGCTACTGGTCTTTTGAGTGCAGGAAGAGTTCAAACCCCAGCGTTAAATATCCTAGTCACTCGTGATAAGGAAATCAAAGCCTTTAAAGAGATAGCTTATCAAAAGATTAAAGTAATTGATGAGCAAAAAAATATTCACCTTGATTTAAATAAAGATCAACAAGGAGTTTTAATTAATAAACCAGAAACTTATTATTTGATAAAACCTCTTGATGAAAAGATTATTAATGAGTTAACCACGGAATATAAATGTGTTGATTATAAAGGAGCAGAATTCGAGACACGCTCATTTAAACCTTATTCAACTGCGGGGTTATTACAAGATGGGTTTAGTAAGTTGCGTTTGAGTAGTGCACAAATTACAATGACAGCCCAAAAGTTGTACGAAGAAGGATGAGTCACTTATATCCGTACTGATGCGCAACGATATAGTGAAAGCTTTATTCAAGAAGCTCATGACTATATCGATAAAAACTATGATACTAACTTGTTTGCACAACCTTTAAAACCCAAAGGAAAACAAGGTAATGTTCAAGATGCCCACGAATCAATTCGTCCCACTCATTTAAGTGATACACCCTGAAAAATTGCTGATCAGTTTGATAATGATTTGCAAAAGCGACTATACAACTTAATTTGGTGAAATACCTTAAAATCTTTAATGCATGGTCCTAGCGGAATTAACCATCGCTGAACCTTTGATAATAATGGTTATGAGTTTAAACAATCATGACAAGAAGTCAAAAACTTAGGTTATCAAATCTTAGATCTTGACCAGACTGATGAAAACATTGAATTAGATGATAATGACCAATTGGTAAGTAAAAACCACGAAACTGCTCCTGCTCTTGAAAAGAACAATGACTTCATCCTTAACCTTGGAAAAGATCATATTGTTAATGAAAATGCTAAAACCGCACCACCCAACATGTACAACCAAGCTTCGCTAGTAAGGGAATTAAAACGTTTAGGTTTAGGAAGACCTTCAACTTACAACCCGATTTTAACTAAACTTCAAGACCGTAGTTATGTTAAATATCATAAAGGCAAACCAATTGTGGTTGAAGATAAAGGTTATATTGCTAATAATTATTTATATGCAGAATTCCCTGATACTTTTGATGTTGGTTACACAGCAGGAATGGAAGAAAACTTAGATAAGATTTCTGAGGGAGAACTTGATTTCCACCCTTGGTTAAAAAATATTTATGATGAATTATCAACTAAAGTTGAAGCAGAAAAACTAAAGGTCAAAGCAGAAAGTGATATTATCTGTCCACGTTGTGGTCAGGGTCATTTAGTCTTTATCCGTTCTTATTTCAATCGTGGCCGTGGTTGTTCAAACTTTCCAATCACTGGTTGTTCTTATCGTGAATACGAACAAGCTGATGGCACTTGAAAAGAGTATGTTGCTCCTGAAAAAATTGATGGAGAAAAGAAAACTACCAAGAAAAAGACCTCAAAAAGAAGTACCACTCGAAAAACTAGTACAAAGAAATAA
- a CDS encoding arginine deiminase, whose amino-acid sequence MANKINVFSEIGVLKTVLVHRPGEEVENLTPELLERLLFDDIPFLKVAREEHDTFTELMRQNGVEVLYVEILAAETLDQNPDLKPEFVDQFIKEANVKPEFVDQFKDYLTKMDNQTMINKMIGGTQKIELGIKAGAKDYPFVADPLPNVLFQRDPFASIGHGITMHRMWSETRNRETFFPDFVFKNHDRFKGEVPYFYERNGVPSIEGGDILVLNKDTLIIGCSQRTTMEAIKIAAKNIFTDGSYKKIIVLDLPKSRAFMHLDTVFTNIDYDKFIAHPLIFDNLSEFKIYELDADSDEMKTIDKSLLDVLKKATNKDVKIIRCGGDDPVAAGREQWNDGTNVITLKPGKVIAYSRNSVTIELLKKAGVEVLIIPSSELSRGRGGPRCMTMPLYREDLETK is encoded by the coding sequence ATGGCTAATAAAATTAATGTGTTTTCAGAAATTGGGGTCTTAAAAACTGTTTTAGTGCATCGACCAGGAGAAGAGGTGGAAAATTTAACTCCCGAACTTCTAGAACGTTTACTATTTGATGATATTCCCTTTCTAAAGGTTGCTAGAGAAGAGCATGATACTTTTACTGAGTTGATGCGTCAAAATGGGGTAGAAGTACTCTATGTCGAAATTTTGGCTGCTGAAACTTTAGATCAAAATCCAGACTTAAAACCAGAATTCGTTGATCAATTTATTAAAGAAGCAAACGTTAAACCAGAATTCGTTGATCAATTTAAAGATTATTTAACAAAAATGGATAACCAAACCATGATTAATAAGATGATTGGGGGAACTCAAAAGATTGAACTAGGAATTAAAGCGGGTGCTAAAGATTATCCTTTTGTCGCTGACCCTTTACCAAACGTTTTATTCCAACGTGATCCTTTTGCTTCAATTGGTCACGGAATTACTATGCACCGTATGTGAAGTGAAACTAGAAATCGAGAAACTTTCTTCCCCGATTTTGTGTTTAAAAATCACGACCGTTTTAAAGGTGAAGTTCCTTATTTTTATGAACGTAACGGAGTGCCAAGTATCGAGGGTGGTGATATTTTAGTTTTGAACAAAGATACCCTAATTATTGGTTGCTCACAACGAACAACTATGGAAGCAATTAAAATTGCTGCAAAAAATATTTTTACTGATGGTTCATATAAGAAAATTATTGTTTTAGATTTACCAAAATCACGTGCGTTTATGCACCTAGATACAGTTTTCACTAACATTGATTATGATAAATTTATCGCACACCCCCTAATTTTTGATAATTTAAGTGAATTTAAAATTTATGAGTTAGATGCTGATAGTGATGAGATGAAAACAATTGATAAATCTTTACTTGATGTTTTAAAGAAAGCGACCAATAAGGATGTAAAAATTATCCGTTGTGGTGGTGATGATCCTGTTGCTGCTGGTAGAGAGCAATGAAATGATGGAACTAATGTTATTACGTTAAAACCAGGGAAAGTAATTGCTTATTCACGCAACAGCGTCACTATTGAATTATTAAAAAAAGCGGGTGTAGAAGTTTTAATTATACCTTCAAGCGAACTTTCTCGTGGAAGAGGGGGACCACGTTGTATGACGATGCCTCTTTATCGTGAAGATTTAGAGACCAAATAA
- the argF gene encoding ornithine carbamoyltransferase, giving the protein MSVNLKGRSFLKLLDFTPREIQYLLDLSRDLKRAKYTGNEHQLLKGKNVALMFQKDSTRTRCAFEVGAMDQGAGTVYLGPSGSQFGKKESVEDTAKVLGRMFDGIEFRGYKQTDVESLAAHSGVPVWNGLTDEFHPTQILADFLTIQEEKGKLKGLKLVFCGDARNNMGNSLMVGCAKMGMHFVACAPKEVWPDSKLVEQCQEIAKETGAIIELEADVMKASKDADAIYTDVWVSMGEPKEVWDQRVKLLQPYQVNMKMIQNAKPDVLFMHCLPAFHDLNTETAQQVHEQFGLNEMEVTDEVFRSKHSVVFEEAENRLHTIKAVMVATIG; this is encoded by the coding sequence ATGAGTGTTAATTTAAAAGGAAGAAGTTTTTTAAAATTATTGGATTTTACTCCCAGAGAAATCCAATATTTATTAGATTTGTCACGTGATTTAAAACGTGCTAAGTATACGGGAAATGAACACCAATTATTAAAAGGTAAAAATGTTGCTTTAATGTTTCAAAAAGACTCAACCAGAACTCGTTGCGCTTTTGAAGTGGGAGCAATGGATCAGGGAGCAGGAACAGTTTATTTAGGACCTTCTGGTTCTCAATTTGGGAAGAAAGAATCAGTTGAAGATACTGCTAAAGTTTTAGGAAGAATGTTTGATGGAATTGAATTTCGTGGTTATAAACAAACTGATGTTGAAAGTTTAGCAGCTCATTCGGGAGTACCAGTGTGAAACGGATTAACTGATGAATTTCACCCTACCCAAATCTTGGCTGATTTTTTAACCATTCAAGAAGAAAAGGGTAAACTAAAAGGATTGAAATTAGTTTTTTGTGGCGATGCACGAAATAATATGGGAAATTCGCTAATGGTTGGTTGTGCAAAAATGGGAATGCATTTTGTAGCTTGTGCACCAAAAGAAGTTTGACCAGATTCTAAGTTGGTTGAACAATGTCAAGAAATTGCTAAAGAAACTGGTGCAATTATCGAATTAGAAGCTGATGTAATGAAGGCTAGTAAAGATGCTGATGCTATTTATACTGATGTATGGGTATCAATGGGAGAACCAAAAGAAGTTTGGGACCAACGGGTAAAACTTTTACAACCTTATCAAGTCAATATGAAAATGATTCAAAATGCTAAACCTGATGTTTTATTTATGCACTGCTTACCAGCATTTCACGATTTAAACACTGAAACAGCCCAACAAGTTCACGAACAATTTGGTTTAAATGAAATGGAAGTAACTGACGAAGTCTTTCGTTCAAAACATTCGGTTGTTTTTGAAGAAGCCGAAAACCGTTTGCACACAATTAAAGCGGTAATGGTCGCGACAATTGGTTAA
- a CDS encoding YfcC family protein yields the protein MISAFSIILLIIAILVLVTWILHWTGVKTDVNVIIGYDPSTGIPITQSEPQTIKAMGIVDIFYSLFQGFMNKSGIIIFILMLGAYITIIINSKALDGFAQQITKALKGKEVWAIVPLMFFFSVCGTVEGMAEESLGFYMICIPLMLAAGFDVFTGLLIVLVGAGVGTLASTVNPFVVTVAVDALNSGAGNVDSSIQFISVGDGLVWRLICWLIMTAAAIIGVMTYAIKTKKHPAKSITFSTLAGDKKFFLSESQTIVVMDWRKKLTLAVFALSFILMIVYLIGWDSILGGSKFADAGKTINNRAPYLTALIPGFGIGDLTVVACFFLISAIVLGLVNGLGEDGFLKQFMAGAADILSVCLIIATAAGVGVILEQSHLQELFVKGLTDSVGGISPVGRIVVLYLLFLPLSFVIPSTSGFATAVFPLLASTVSADPNNPNLVAGDIAGSGSILSFSFASGLLNLFTPTSGVVMGAIGIARVDYGKFLKGIWPFLAGLLVLSVILLAIGGVIGGKIA from the coding sequence ATGATTTCTGCGTTTTCGATTATTTTACTGATTATTGCAATTTTAGTTTTAGTAACGTGAATTTTACATTGAACTGGGGTTAAAACTGATGTTAACGTTATCATTGGTTATGATCCATCGACGGGAATTCCAATTACTCAATCTGAACCTCAAACTATTAAGGCAATGGGAATTGTTGATATTTTCTACTCTTTATTTCAAGGATTTATGAATAAAAGTGGAATTATCATTTTCATCCTTATGCTTGGTGCTTATATTACAATTATCATTAATTCTAAAGCTTTAGATGGTTTTGCTCAACAAATTACTAAAGCCTTAAAAGGTAAAGAAGTTTGAGCAATTGTTCCTTTGATGTTTTTCTTCTCTGTTTGTGGAACTGTGGAAGGAATGGCTGAAGAATCTTTAGGATTCTACATGATTTGTATCCCCTTAATGTTAGCTGCTGGTTTTGATGTCTTTACAGGGTTATTAATTGTTTTAGTTGGAGCAGGAGTAGGAACTCTGGCTTCAACAGTTAACCCGTTTGTAGTTACAGTAGCAGTTGACGCGTTAAATAGTGGCGCTGGTAATGTCGATAGTAGTATTCAATTTATTAGTGTTGGAGATGGATTGGTTTGACGTTTAATTTGTTGACTTATCATGACTGCTGCAGCAATTATTGGGGTGATGACTTATGCAATTAAAACAAAAAAACATCCTGCTAAATCAATTACTTTTAGCACTCTTGCTGGGGATAAAAAGTTCTTTTTAAGTGAAAGCCAAACCATCGTAGTAATGGATTGAAGAAAAAAACTTACGCTTGCAGTTTTTGCTTTGTCATTTATTTTAATGATTGTTTATTTAATTGGTTGAGATTCAATTTTGGGAGGAAGTAAGTTTGCTGATGCTGGAAAAACAATCAATAATCGTGCTCCTTATCTAACTGCCTTAATTCCTGGGTTTGGAATTGGGGATTTAACAGTTGTTGCTTGCTTTTTCTTAATTAGTGCAATTGTGCTTGGATTAGTTAATGGTCTTGGTGAAGATGGCTTCTTAAAACAATTTATGGCGGGTGCTGCTGATATTCTGAGTGTTTGTTTAATTATTGCGACTGCTGCAGGAGTAGGAGTAATTCTTGAACAATCTCACCTTCAAGAACTATTTGTTAAAGGTCTAACCGATTCAGTTGGGGGTATTAGTCCAGTAGGAAGAATTGTTGTGCTTTACTTATTGTTCCTTCCTCTTTCTTTTGTAATTCCTTCGACATCTGGTTTTGCAACTGCGGTCTTTCCCCTATTGGCAAGTACAGTTTCTGCTGATCCAAATAATCCTAATTTGGTAGCTGGAGATATTGCTGGATCTGGATCAATCTTATCTTTTTCTTTTGCTAGTGGTTTATTAAACTTGTTTACCCCAACTAGTGGAGTTGTCATGGGAGCAATTGGGATTGCTCGTGTCGATTATGGAAAGTTCTTAAAAGGAATTTGACCCTTCTTAGCTGGTTTGTTGGTACTTTCAGTGATTTTGCTAGCAATTGGAGGAGTCATCGGAGGAAAGATTGCCTAA